CGCGTTACGCCTTGTCGAGAGATTTTCGCAATGTTGACCCGGAATCAGCGGAGATTATTTTGCTTGAAGGTGGCGCACGCATCTTGCCGAGTTTTGCCGAAGATTTATCGGCAAGCGCCCAAGCGCAACTCGCAGAACTCGGTGTCAAGGTTCGCCTCAATGCACAAGCGACCAACATTGATGATACGGGCGTTTATTTGAAGGACGATAAGATTCGCGCCGCGACGGTCATCTGGGGCGCGGGCGTCGGCGCAACCGGACTCACGAAAACTTTAGGTGTGCCGCTTGATAGAGGCGGGCGCATTATCCTTGAACCGGATTTAACCGTGCCGGGATATAAAAATGTTTTTGCGATTGGCGATATGACCAGCTTCACACATCAGGACGGAAAACCCTTGCCGGGCGTCAGTCCCGTGGCGATGCAGATGGGCGAACACGCTGCAAAAAATATTCAGTGGGCACTTGAAGGAAAGTCTTACGAGAAATTTAAATATTTCGACAAAGGCAGTATGGCGACCATTGGACGCAGCGCCGCCATTGCGCAGATGGGCACAACGCATCTCAGCGGCTTTGTCGCGTGGATGGCGTGGCTGATGGTGCACATCTTTTTCCTTATCGGATTTCGCAATCGCTTGATGGTTTTGTTCAACTGGGCTTGGTCATATTTCACTTATCAACGTGGCGCGCGCCTCATCACCGGCAGGCGTTTGAGCTTACTGCCGCGCAAAACCGTGAATAATGATGGTCAGACTCAAGACGCGCAAACCACCGAAGGCGAATATCAGGTGCGATAGCAGGGAAGTGAAGGAAAGATTCAGGTGAGGAATTTATTGAATCTTGAATTCAATGTCTACCTTCATCCAATAGGTAATGGCTATGCCATTTTTCATTGCTGGCTTAAAAAGCATTCGATAGATAGTCCATATCGCCTCTTCGTTCAAGCCGTCAGGTAACCCGGAAGTGATGCGCACACTTTTTACCTTGCCGTCTGCGCCAATCAACGCTCTTGCTTGAACCGAGCCTTCGATTTTATTCTTTCGCGCCTCTTCGGTGTAACGAGAACTAGGTGAACTGAGAAGCGCCGGCTTTGAATCAGCTTCCTCTTGAGATTCATCAGGAAATCTCTTAACTGTATTCTCAAAGATGTATTTTGACTCAGCCTGCTCTTCCCAAATCGAGTTGTCGGCGAAAACAATGCCTGCAACTTTGACCATCAGTTGTTCAGGGTTTTGTAGCCAACTGAGTTCCGTAGAGGTGTTCGACATCTGAAAAGTGAAGGTGTTGTATGGTCCGACGCCTGTAGAATGAATGTAGGGCAGTTCATCGGGGTCGCTATAGCCAATTTTGAGGAAATAGATACCAAAGGCTTTAATCGGTTTGCTGGTTGCATTCGAGAATTTAATGCTTGTTTCCATCACATAAACTTCCGAAAGATCACTAAATGGTCTGTGAGGTCGTCTGATTTTTTTGATTTCCAGGTCTGCACTTACAATGACCAGAGGCGAATTCTGCGGGTTCTCGAATTTCACAGGAACCGCGGTATTCAATCCGATAGTTTGTAGCAACTCTTTGGCTCTTTCATAAGGAACCAAATCTTCTTGCCCCTTATCGGCACTCATTCCCGGTCTATCAGACATATCTTGATGATCTCCTGTCGGGATAAATGAAGGTTCGGGCGCAGGTTTGCTTGCAATGAAAACCTCGGAAGAATCAATCGGAAAAAGAGATGGAAGTTTAACAGGTTTGAGCATTGGCTGTTTTTTTGAATGCTCAGGTTTCTTTCTTTTAGATTGTGCAAAGATTGCTGTTGAAGACAAAGAACAAGCTAACAAAAAAACCGACACAACGCTCAAGCTCCCTTTTATTGAAAACATCTTTGAACCTCCAGTTGAAGGAACGAAGCTTTAGTTGGCATTTGCATCGTAAGCAATCTCGCCGCCGATGACGGTCATCACACACCGGGTTTTTAAAATTTCCGGTTCGGCGATTTTCATGATGTCCGCCGACAGAATCGTAAAATCCGCGAGTTTGCCGACTTCAATCGAACCTTTGAGATTTTCTTCAAATGCCGCGTATGCCGCCCACAGCGTGAACATCTTCAAGGCATCTTCACGCAAAACTTTCTGTTCGGGATGCCAGCCTTCACCTGTAAAGCCGCGAATATCTTTGCGCGAAACTGCCGCGTAAAATTCAATCATCGGCTCGCCGCGTTCGACCGGCGCGTCCGACCCTCCGGCAATTTTACAGCCGAGTTTAATCAAACTCTGCCACGCATAAGCGCCTTCGAGTCGCTTCATTCCAAGTCTGGAGGGCGCGAAATGCAAATCGCCGATGGCGTGCGAAGGCTGCATCGAAGGAATCACCTGCAATTTGGCAAAGCGCGGAATATCGTCCGGGTGAACAATCTGGGCGTGTTCAATGCGCCAGCGCGGCTCTTTAACTTTTCTCTGTTCCGGCGGCACCGCTTTGAAAGCGCGTTCATACAAATCGAGAATCGTGCGGTTGGCTCGATCACCAATCGCATGAGTTTCAACTTGAATGCCAGCTTTCAAGGCTTCAACCAGCATCGGGTATAACTCGTCTTCTTTTACGGTCGGAAATCCTGCGGTGTTGTAATCGGAATAATTTTCCAGAAGCCATGCCCCTTTGGAACCAAGCGCCCCGTCCATCACCACTTTAATGGCGCGCAGAGTGAAATGATTTTTAAATTCGCCGGTGCTTGCGCCTTCTTTAATCAAGCGCATGGCGTTCGGGTTGGGTCCGTGAATCGCTTTGTAAATTCGCAGTTTGATTTTGCCTTCGCCGTAAAGCTTGCGCATTAAATCAACATCGCCGTAATTGCCGCCCGCATCCTGAATCTGTGTCCAGCCAAGTTCGACGCTGCGATTTGCGCCAGTCACAATGGCATCAGCCAAACTGCCTTCAGCCTGTCGGGGGATTTTTCGCCCGATGAGCGATTGCGCCCCGTCCAAAAACATTCCGGTCGGTTCGCCGGTCTCTTTGTCTTTCATGATTTCGCCGCCGAAAGGATTGGGCGTCGCTTTATCAACGCCCGCGAGTTTAATCGCCATGCTGTTGGCGACGCCCGCGTGACCGTCTGCGCGTGTGAGATAAACCGGATTATTCGGCGCGATTTTGTCCAAATCAGAGCGCGTCGGAAAGGCTTGCGGTTTCCAGAAGGTTTCAATCCAGCCGCGACCTGTTACCCATTCGCCCGCTTTGGTTTTATCGACGCGCTCTTTGACTTTGGCTAAAAAGGCTTCAAGTGTATTGGTGCCTTCGAGGTTTAAATTCATTTCGCGGAAACCGACGCCCGACAGATGATAATGCGAATCGGTCAT
The DNA window shown above is from Acidobacteriota bacterium and carries:
- a CDS encoding NAD(P)/FAD-dependent oxidoreductase, with translation MQEKKSATPRVVIVGGGFGGLSAARTLRSAPVRLTLIDRTNHHLFQPLLYQVAMAGLSPADIAAPIRSILRKQKNVNVLLDEVTSVNLAAGKIKLRASELTYDYLILATGGRTSYFGHDEWEKFAPGLKDLDDAVEIRRRVLLAFEQAEKETDPQRKKELMTFVVVGGGPTGVELAGAIAELARYALSRDFRNVDPESAEIILLEGGARILPSFAEDLSASAQAQLAELGVKVRLNAQATNIDDTGVYLKDDKIRAATVIWGAGVGATGLTKTLGVPLDRGGRIILEPDLTVPGYKNVFAIGDMTSFTHQDGKPLPGVSPVAMQMGEHAAKNIQWALEGKSYEKFKYFDKGSMATIGRSAAIAQMGTTHLSGFVAWMAWLMVHIFFLIGFRNRLMVLFNWAWSYFTYQRGARLITGRRLSLLPRKTVNNDGQTQDAQTTEGEYQVR
- a CDS encoding energy transducer TonB; its protein translation is MFSIKGSLSVVSVFLLACSLSSTAIFAQSKRKKPEHSKKQPMLKPVKLPSLFPIDSSEVFIASKPAPEPSFIPTGDHQDMSDRPGMSADKGQEDLVPYERAKELLQTIGLNTAVPVKFENPQNSPLVIVSADLEIKKIRRPHRPFSDLSEVYVMETSIKFSNATSKPIKAFGIYFLKIGYSDPDELPYIHSTGVGPYNTFTFQMSNTSTELSWLQNPEQLMVKVAGIVFADNSIWEEQAESKYIFENTVKRFPDESQEEADSKPALLSSPSSRYTEEARKNKIEGSVQARALIGADGKVKSVRITSGLPDGLNEEAIWTIYRMLFKPAMKNGIAITYWMKVDIEFKIQ
- a CDS encoding amidohydrolase, whose product is MKFITLSLIILALCLPSLILPTASVEAFTLKDTADIVFKNGNIYTVNAKQPRAEAVAVKGDKIIFVGSSKDAKQYEGKTTRVVDLKGNTVVPGMTDSHYHLSGVGFREMNLNLEGTNTLEAFLAKVKERVDKTKAGEWVTGRGWIETFWKPQAFPTRSDLDKIAPNNPVYLTRADGHAGVANSMAIKLAGVDKATPNPFGGEIMKDKETGEPTGMFLDGAQSLIGRKIPRQAEGSLADAIVTGANRSVELGWTQIQDAGGNYGDVDLMRKLYGEGKIKLRIYKAIHGPNPNAMRLIKEGASTGEFKNHFTLRAIKVVMDGALGSKGAWLLENYSDYNTAGFPTVKEDELYPMLVEALKAGIQVETHAIGDRANRTILDLYERAFKAVPPEQRKVKEPRWRIEHAQIVHPDDIPRFAKLQVIPSMQPSHAIGDLHFAPSRLGMKRLEGAYAWQSLIKLGCKIAGGSDAPVERGEPMIEFYAAVSRKDIRGFTGEGWHPEQKVLREDALKMFTLWAAYAAFEENLKGSIEVGKLADFTILSADIMKIAEPEILKTRCVMTVIGGEIAYDANAN